From a region of the Synergistaceae bacterium genome:
- the flgA gene encoding flagellar basal body P-ring formation chaperone FlgA: protein MTKATPFGNAAFAADLTQTIRIAVPGVVRLEGEACALSEIAELEGPDELTKQAGSLLLSVRNGVITRQQVVEALQVSGLEGVRVELKMPVSVTVLTEGEGDERASSSPPAGAGPGTDLASAVKKLAAWDGDVEVRHQGAVPPGRLVAPSSIVPGTPSATLKFRNPRGEERSLAVRLTWYQQALVLARSVKKDEPLRESDFVVRRVRISRPGIYASKLTEAVGLSLRKNLSQGEPVPLNLIAGVPIIERGKIVTIVARYGALAVKTRGEALEPGSAGETIKVRNLSSKTVLSAVVMDKDTVEVKMP, encoded by the coding sequence GTGACGAAGGCGACGCCTTTTGGAAATGCCGCGTTTGCCGCCGATCTGACGCAAACCATCCGCATTGCCGTCCCCGGAGTCGTTCGTTTGGAGGGAGAGGCCTGCGCTCTCTCTGAGATCGCCGAGCTGGAGGGGCCCGATGAGCTGACAAAACAGGCCGGGTCGCTGCTTCTGTCGGTACGGAACGGGGTCATCACCCGTCAGCAGGTGGTGGAGGCTCTGCAGGTCAGCGGCCTCGAAGGCGTGCGAGTGGAGCTGAAAATGCCGGTTTCCGTCACGGTCCTCACGGAAGGCGAGGGAGATGAAAGAGCTTCCTCTTCTCCGCCGGCCGGCGCAGGGCCGGGGACGGATCTGGCCTCCGCGGTCAAAAAACTCGCCGCCTGGGACGGAGATGTGGAGGTGCGGCATCAGGGCGCGGTTCCCCCCGGCCGGCTGGTGGCGCCGAGCAGTATCGTCCCCGGCACTCCATCGGCGACACTGAAGTTCCGAAATCCCCGGGGCGAAGAACGCTCGCTGGCGGTGCGCCTCACCTGGTATCAGCAGGCGCTGGTTCTTGCGCGTTCTGTCAAAAAAGACGAGCCTTTGCGTGAATCGGACTTCGTCGTTCGGCGGGTTCGCATCAGCCGGCCGGGAATCTACGCATCGAAGCTCACGGAGGCGGTCGGTCTCTCGCTTCGAAAGAATCTTTCTCAGGGAGAGCCCGTTCCTCTCAACTTGATTGCGGGCGTGCCGATAATAGAAAGAGGAAAAATTGTCACCATCGTGGCGCGTTATGGCGCTCTGGCGGTTAAAACCCGAGGGGAGGCCCTGGAGCCAGGCTCCGCGGGAGAGACGATTAAAGTGCGTAATCTTTCGAGTAAAACCGTCCTGTCGGCGGTTGTTATGGACAAGGATACGGTGGAGGTGAAAATGCCGTGA
- the flgG gene encoding flagellar basal-body rod protein FlgG, whose translation MLRSLWSSASGMIAQQTHLDVVSHNLANVNTTGYKKRRADFQDLLYQVNRQPGTPVEPNSTIPTGVQVGLGTRVMGTPSFMTEGYLEVTDNPLDWTIAGQHGFFQVTLQDGTIGYTRAGSWQVDGDGQIVNEDGLLLEPAMIIPEDAIEISLSNTGVLSVRLAGQTETQEIGQLELARFINPAGLLAEGNNIFIQTDASGDPILAQPGQDGMSEVRQGILEMSNVQVVEEMVDMIVAQRAYEANSKGVQTADELLRIANGLKR comes from the coding sequence GACGCACCTTGACGTGGTGTCGCACAACCTGGCCAACGTCAACACGACGGGATACAAGAAGCGGCGTGCGGATTTTCAGGACCTGCTCTATCAGGTCAATCGTCAGCCGGGAACGCCGGTGGAGCCGAATTCCACGATCCCCACGGGAGTTCAGGTGGGTTTGGGAACACGGGTCATGGGAACGCCGAGCTTCATGACGGAAGGCTATCTCGAAGTGACGGACAATCCTTTGGATTGGACCATCGCGGGGCAGCATGGATTTTTTCAGGTGACGCTGCAGGATGGAACGATTGGCTACACCCGGGCGGGGTCCTGGCAGGTGGACGGAGACGGCCAGATCGTCAACGAGGATGGTCTGCTGCTGGAGCCGGCGATGATCATTCCTGAAGATGCCATTGAGATTTCGCTCAGCAACACGGGCGTGCTTTCCGTTCGTCTGGCGGGACAGACGGAAACCCAGGAGATCGGGCAACTGGAGCTGGCGCGTTTCATCAACCCGGCGGGTCTTCTGGCGGAGGGCAACAACATCTTTATCCAGACGGACGCCAGCGGAGACCCCATTCTGGCCCAGCCTGGACAGGACGGCATGTCCGAGGTGCGGCAGGGCATTCTCGAAATGTCCAACGTGCAGGTGGTGGAGGAAATGGTGGACATGATCGTTGCGCAGCGCGCCTACGAGGCGAACTCCAAGGGCGTGCAGACGGCGGACGAACTTTTGAGAATCGCCAACGGACTGAAACGGTAG
- a CDS encoding flagellar basal body L-ring protein FlgH produces the protein MRKNERKSERKAGCIRRLVWSCLSLALVLGLTAGAEAGSLWNDTNNWIADQRPGRVGDIVTVLVDEKTDTQDKAVSDLKKSASNSVSDGTGILKFIRQMSLTSQNDAKGDSSIKRNHYGKTTLSCMVTEVLPNGNLVIEGTRDIRTVEETLQLQLVGVIRPQDVNSDNQILSRLVANAELAIKGKGALSRTQKPGLITQVLQAVF, from the coding sequence GTGAGGAAAAATGAGAGAAAAAGCGAGAGAAAAGCCGGCTGCATAAGGAGACTGGTGTGGAGCTGTCTTTCTCTGGCGCTGGTTTTGGGACTGACGGCAGGCGCGGAGGCGGGGTCGTTGTGGAACGACACGAACAACTGGATAGCTGACCAGAGACCCGGCAGAGTCGGTGATATTGTAACGGTTCTGGTGGACGAAAAAACGGATACCCAGGACAAGGCCGTCAGCGACCTGAAAAAGTCCGCCAGTAACTCCGTCAGCGACGGCACGGGTATTTTGAAGTTTATTCGTCAGATGAGTCTGACCTCGCAGAACGACGCGAAGGGAGACAGTTCCATCAAGCGCAACCATTATGGAAAGACGACGCTCTCCTGTATGGTGACGGAGGTTCTTCCCAACGGAAATCTCGTCATCGAAGGGACCCGGGACATTCGAACGGTGGAGGAAACGCTGCAGCTTCAGCTCGTGGGCGTCATTCGCCCTCAGGACGTGAACAGCGACAATCAGATTCTAAGCCGTCTGGTGGCCAACGCGGAGCTGGCCATCAAGGGAAAGGGCGCCCTGAGCCGTACTCAGAAACCAGGCCTGATCACTCAGGTTCTGCAGGCCGTTTTTTAG
- a CDS encoding flagellar basal body P-ring protein FlgI, with product MKMTNIMMSEPVMKLRRKRLEPCALALVLLTFCFFLTSSAEASVNLRDLDFHRVHPEVRIKDVVEIEGARSNQLSGVGLVMGLAGTGDKSPMAMQMMKNLLQQYGVTLDEKSIRSKNVAVVSLTADLPPYVRPGQTIDLNVSTMGDAKSIQGGTLLQAPLRAADGKVYAVAQGPVLVGGYAVSGTAASTTKNVPTAGRIPNGAIVERDVPTDYAGGGQLALLLRNPDFTTAQRISDAINSVFGLIARPSDAGRVVLDLPPQYAGAPTAFLAKMEKLEIQPDNVARVAVNERTGTVVMGGDVKISAVAVAHGNLSVSVAEDPNVVQPNPLGGGQTATENRTDITVDENGSSLIAMPATTTVRDLVRVINAIGASPRDIIEILQAINEAGALHGQLVNL from the coding sequence ATGAAGATGACGAACATAATGATGAGTGAGCCCGTGATGAAACTGCGGCGAAAACGCCTTGAACCCTGCGCTCTGGCGCTTGTGCTGCTTACGTTCTGCTTTTTCCTTACCTCTTCCGCCGAGGCTTCTGTAAACCTCAGAGATCTGGATTTTCACCGGGTGCATCCCGAGGTGCGGATCAAGGATGTGGTGGAAATTGAAGGGGCCCGATCGAACCAGCTTTCCGGAGTGGGGCTCGTCATGGGCCTTGCGGGAACGGGAGATAAGTCTCCGATGGCGATGCAGATGATGAAGAACCTTCTGCAGCAGTACGGCGTCACCCTGGACGAAAAATCGATCCGGAGCAAAAACGTGGCGGTGGTCAGTCTGACGGCGGACCTGCCGCCTTACGTGCGTCCCGGCCAGACCATCGACCTGAACGTCAGCACCATGGGGGACGCCAAGAGCATCCAGGGGGGAACCCTGCTTCAGGCGCCTCTCAGGGCGGCGGACGGCAAGGTTTACGCCGTAGCTCAGGGGCCCGTTCTGGTGGGAGGGTACGCGGTTTCAGGAACGGCTGCCTCCACCACCAAAAATGTGCCCACCGCCGGGAGAATCCCCAATGGAGCCATTGTGGAGCGGGATGTCCCCACGGATTACGCCGGAGGCGGACAACTGGCCCTTCTTCTGCGTAACCCCGACTTTACAACGGCTCAGAGAATTTCGGACGCGATTAACTCCGTTTTCGGGCTGATCGCCCGGCCTTCGGACGCGGGGCGTGTGGTTCTCGACCTGCCTCCCCAGTACGCGGGAGCTCCCACGGCGTTTCTCGCAAAAATGGAAAAACTGGAAATTCAGCCCGACAACGTGGCCCGGGTGGCGGTAAACGAGCGTACCGGAACCGTGGTGATGGGAGGCGACGTGAAGATCAGCGCGGTCGCCGTGGCCCACGGGAATCTGTCGGTTTCCGTGGCGGAGGATCCCAACGTGGTGCAGCCCAACCCCCTCGGAGGGGGCCAGACCGCTACGGAAAACCGGACGGACATCACGGTGGATGAAAATGGAAGCAGCCTGATTGCCATGCCTGCGACGACTACGGTGCGCGATCTTGTTCGGGTCATCAACGCCATTGGAGCGTCGCCCCGGGACATCATTGAGATCCTGCAGGCCATTAACGAGGCGGGAGCCCTGCACGGCCAGCTCGTGAATCTGTAA
- a CDS encoding YkgJ family cysteine cluster protein: MAEENLPEPWWSEGLRFTCLGCGRCCRGEPGAIFFTPEEGEKVRGFLNLDRERFNAGYVTHRWGRPSFVERFNGDCVFLDSKSAKCAIYPLRPLQCSLFPFWPSVVESKAEWDRQARHCPGMNDGRLWSPEEIRELLRRSPFGDL; encoded by the coding sequence ATGGCTGAGGAAAATTTGCCGGAGCCGTGGTGGAGCGAGGGACTGCGCTTCACCTGTCTGGGATGTGGAAGATGCTGCCGGGGAGAACCCGGCGCTATTTTTTTTACTCCTGAGGAGGGAGAGAAGGTAAGAGGGTTTCTGAACCTGGATCGGGAGCGATTTAACGCTGGGTATGTCACGCATCGATGGGGGCGGCCCAGTTTTGTCGAGCGTTTCAACGGGGACTGCGTTTTCCTCGACTCAAAATCGGCAAAGTGCGCCATCTATCCCCTGCGTCCGCTTCAGTGTTCTCTTTTCCCCTTCTGGCCTTCCGTCGTGGAGTCGAAAGCCGAATGGGACCGGCAGGCTCGTCACTGTCCCGGAATGAACGACGGCCGGCTCTGGTCCCCGGAGGAAATACGCGAGCTTTTGCGGCGGTCTCCTTTTGGGGATCTGTAG